The sequence below is a genomic window from Salvelinus namaycush isolate Seneca chromosome 2, SaNama_1.0, whole genome shotgun sequence.
GGCTATACCACCAGCATGTAAACCCTGgtttcaatcaaacagtaatctCAGCTCAATGGAAGTCTTGCCTCCAACATCTGCACACATGCCACAGGATGTATGTAAATCAAATGCGTGATTATTTGACAGCATTTTCAAATCAACTATAATATAAAACGTATAATGTACATCTTTTAAATATTATTTCCCCCACCTCTAGGTCAAACTCCCAATAACTGTAAGTGCTAGCATTGACATCGGTGGCTACAAACCTGAAGTACGGGCTGCCCTTCTCCGTCATTACCACACCACCGATCACAAGTTGGCTGTAAAAGGGAGCTTTGATGAAGTGAACCAGTTCTACAGAGAGTTGACCAAGATCGTCAGGGAAGCGGAAACCGAGCCAGAAGCGGATTGGAACGATAATGCAGAAGCGGCACAAAGCATGACTCACAATGGAATGAAGACCCATGAAGACCCTGGGCAGAAGGAAATTAGCTTTCCAGTCCCACTGATCCACTTTGTGTACTTGAATCAGGCCTACCGGAAGGAGATGGAGGACATAGAGAAAAGAAATGGAGTCAAAATCAATGCAGAAGTGAAGGTGTCCATCAAAGAGGACACACAGAAAACAGGCAGAGATTTTATGCTGACCAAAGCCCACCAGGAGTTCAGTGACCTCTTCCAGAAGTGTGTAGTTGATTTGGACAGCATTTCCACCCATCTGACACCTGGGGATCCAGGAGACCTCATGAatacgctgaaaaacatccagaATGAGGAGACCAGGCTGGTACTAAATTTGTCTGCCAATGGCTGCGTTGTGTTTGGGCCGGCTCAGGCCATCATGGCAGTCGGGAAGGCTTTTGGGATGAAGACTACAGTAATGACATTTGGAATGGATCACAGCTCCACAGAGAAAGCATCTGGATTTGCTGGAGGACCTGTTTTGAGATCTCCAAAAACACCACGGATGATTGGGATGGACATCAAAGATCCACTTTTGTCACATGGGCTGGCCATGGACCAGACTCACTGGGATCTAATGAAATCTGCCTTTCATGAGAAAATAACAGCAATGAAAAATAAATTTGGAGTGGATTTCATGGAGGAAAAGTCTCCAGGCAAGGTAAAAATTAAAACCAGACCTACAACATCACACAATCCACAGGCAGTCTCCCTGGAAAGCCACGCCATCAGAGCTCTGATGCACTTCTACCAGAAGGTTGCGACATCAGCGATGAGCTGCCACCTGCTGGACCCTACCCATGCAAAGACTGTGGGGGACAAGCTGGAGGAGATCCACCCTCGACACCGCTGTGTCTGGGCAGGAGAAAACTATGGTCCCTGGAGGCTGATCGGCCTACCGCAACATTTGGGCCCTGCTGTCAAAGAGCTAGAGATGATGCTGAAAATGCCTATGTTTAAAGAAGAAGACAAGCACAAGATTGAGTATCCTGGAGACAGATCCAGCACTGGAGCAGCCACCGGGGGAGCAGTCGGAGATGGAGGAGCCACAGGAGGGCCTGAAGATGATAATTGCTCCATATGCATGGACAGATTTATCAACAAGACGAAGTTGTCCTGCAGCCATGAGTTTTGTACAGATTGTCTGAGGAAGGCAGTGGAATTCTCAGGCCCCAGCTGTCCTTTGTGTAAGGATATGTTTGGAAAGGTGGAGGGAGACCAGCCTGAGGGAACAATGAAAGTGAAACATGAAAGTTACCCGTGCATACCTGGATACCGTGGCTATGGCATGATAGTTATCAACTATGATATACCAAGTGGAAAACAGACAGTAAAAGCCTTGATTTTCTTTTCATTATAAATGTAACAAATTTATAGCACTGAATTATCTCATAATGCATTGTTTTTACTAATCACCACAGTGAGGGTTAAC
It includes:
- the LOC120061675 gene encoding E3 ubiquitin-protein ligase DTX3L-like isoform X5 gives rise to the protein MSDVEDMDTSTTEMNRNNEVSGPEQQRLHDLSQIQICVPTGTSSGPVTVIQSQPQRSSVSQSAFTYKAETSEDVSEDASSSARDTADRYSETFGGGTPSATCVNFPSSDNDPDLYQADNDFKVKHPSAPLYDPRHYGNPQLSSSKEMSVDSPAEGDNGSARNKQSQRDQHSPINPQSTHDVDPDLYQAPLYDPRHFGNDLNRAKDETEEKQNTGPLDEATVYVSVEWPGKAILSWKSTLQKSLQSWLNNNFKETECTVERLNGNLAEVKIHPPSVIEDLLKRKETQVTFKDKAKTSATVRFHRAIPPACKPWFQSNSNLSSMEVLPPTSAHMPQDVKLPITVSASIDIGGYKPEVRAALLRHYHTTDHKLAVKGSFDEVNQFYRELTKIVREAETEPEADWNDNAEAAQSMTHNGMKTHEDPGQKEISFPVPLIHFVYLNQAYRKEMEDIEKRNGVKINAEVKVSIKEDTQKTGRDFMLTKAHQEFSDLFQKCVVDLDSISTHLTPGDPGDLMNTLKNIQNEETRLVLNLSANGCVVFGPAQAIMAVGKAFGMKTTVMTFGMDHSSTEKASGFAGGPVLRSPKTPRMIGMDIKDPLLSHGLAMDQTHWDLMKSAFHEKITAMKNKFGVDFMEEKSPGKVKIKTRPTTSHNPQAVSLESHAIRALMHFYQKVATSAMSCHLLDPTHAKTVGDKLEEIHPRHRCVWAGENYGPWRLIGLPQHLGPAVKELEMMLKMPMFKEEDKHKIEYPGDRSSTGAATGGAVGDGGATGGPEDDNCSICMDRFINKTKLSCSHEFCTDCLRKAVEFSGPSCPLCKDMFGKVEGDQPEGTMKVKHESYPCIPGYRGYGMIVINYDIPSGKQTKKHSNPGKGFIGTHRIAYLPDNQEGNEVLKLLERAFDQKLIFTVGTSRTTGTDDCVTWNDIHHKTNIDGGAQGFGYPDPDYLSRVKNELKAKGIE
- the LOC120061675 gene encoding E3 ubiquitin-protein ligase DTX3L-like isoform X6 — translated: MSDVEDMDTSTTEMNRNNEVSGPEQQRLHDLSQIQICVPTGTSSGPVTVIQSQPQRSSVSQSAFTYKAETSEDVSEDASSSARDTADRYSETFGGGTPSATCVNFPSSDNDPDLYQADNDFKVKHPSAPLYDPRHYGNPQSSSSKEMSVDSPAEGDNGSARNKQSQRDQHSPINPQSTHDVDLNRAKDETEEKQNTGPLDEATVYVSVEWPGKAILSWKSTLQKSLQSWLNNNFKETECTVERLNGNLAEVKIHPPSVIEDLLKRKETQVTFKDKAKTSATVRFHRAIPPACKPWFQSNSNLSSMEVLPPTSAHMPQDVKLPITVSASIDIGGYKPEVRAALLRHYHTTDHKLAVKGSFDEVNQFYRELTKIVREAETEPEADWNDNAEAAQSMTHNGMKTHEDPGQKEISFPVPLIHFVYLNQAYRKEMEDIEKRNGVKINAEVKVSIKEDTQKTGRDFMLTKAHQEFSDLFQKCVVDLDSISTHLTPGDPGDLMNTLKNIQNEETRLVLNLSANGCVVFGPAQAIMAVGKAFGMKTTVMTFGMDHSSTEKASGFAGGPVLRSPKTPRMIGMDIKDPLLSHGLAMDQTHWDLMKSAFHEKITAMKNKFGVDFMEEKSPGKVKIKTRPTTSHNPQAVSLESHAIRALMHFYQKVATSAMSCHLLDPTHAKTVGDKLEEIHPRHRCVWAGENYGPWRLIGLPQHLGPAVKELEMMLKMPMFKEEDKHKIEYPGDRSSTGAATGGAVGDGGATGGPEDDNCSICMDRFINKTKLSCSHEFCTDCLRKAVEFSGPSCPLCKDMFGKVEGDQPEGTMKVKHESYPCIPGYRGYGMIVINYDIPSGKQTKKHSNPGKGFIGTHRIAYLPDNQEGNEVLKLLERAFDQKLIFTVGTSRTTGTDDCVTWNDIHHKTNIDGGAQGFGYPDPDYLSRVKNELKAKGIE
- the LOC120061675 gene encoding E3 ubiquitin-protein ligase DTX3L-like isoform X4, giving the protein MSDVEDMDTSTTEMNRNNEVSGPEQQRLHDLSQIQICVPTGTSSGPVTVIQSQPQRSSVSQSAFTYKAETSEDVSEDASSSARDTADRYSETFGGGTPSATCVNFPSSDNPQLSSSKEMSVDSPAEGDNGSARNKQSQRDQHSPINPQSTHDVDPDLYQAPLYDPRHFGNPQSSSSKEMSVDSPAEGDNGSARNKQSQRDQHSPINPQSTHDVDLNRAKDETEEKQNTGPLDEATVYVSVEWPGKAILSWKSTLQKSLQSWLNNNFKETECTVERLNGNLAEVKIHPPSVIEDLLKRKETQVTFKDKAKTSATVRFHRAIPPACKPWFQSNSNLSSMEVLPPTSAHMPQDVKLPITVSASIDIGGYKPEVRAALLRHYHTTDHKLAVKGSFDEVNQFYRELTKIVREAETEPEADWNDNAEAAQSMTHNGMKTHEDPGQKEISFPVPLIHFVYLNQAYRKEMEDIEKRNGVKINAEVKVSIKEDTQKTGRDFMLTKAHQEFSDLFQKCVVDLDSISTHLTPGDPGDLMNTLKNIQNEETRLVLNLSANGCVVFGPAQAIMAVGKAFGMKTTVMTFGMDHSSTEKASGFAGGPVLRSPKTPRMIGMDIKDPLLSHGLAMDQTHWDLMKSAFHEKITAMKNKFGVDFMEEKSPGKVKIKTRPTTSHNPQAVSLESHAIRALMHFYQKVATSAMSCHLLDPTHAKTVGDKLEEIHPRHRCVWAGENYGPWRLIGLPQHLGPAVKELEMMLKMPMFKEEDKHKIEYPGDRSSTGAATGGAVGDGGATGGPEDDNCSICMDRFINKTKLSCSHEFCTDCLRKAVEFSGPSCPLCKDMFGKVEGDQPEGTMKVKHESYPCIPGYRGYGMIVINYDIPSGKQTKKHSNPGKGFIGTHRIAYLPDNQEGNEVLKLLERAFDQKLIFTVGTSRTTGTDDCVTWNDIHHKTNIDGGAQGFGYPDPDYLSRVKNELKAKGIE
- the LOC120061675 gene encoding E3 ubiquitin-protein ligase DTX3L-like isoform X3, which translates into the protein MSDVEDMDTSTTEMNRNNEVSGPEQQRLHDLSQIQICVPTGTSSGPVTVIQSQPQRSSVSQSAFTYKAETSEDVSEDASSSARDTADRYSETFGGGTPSATCVNFPSSDNDPDLYQADNDFKPQLSSSKEMSVDSPAEGDNGSARNKQSQRDQHSPINPQSTHDVDPDLYQAPLYDPRHFGNPQSSSSKEMSVDSPAEGDNGSARNKQSQRDQHSPINPQSTHDVDLNRAKDETEEKQNTGPLDEATVYVSVEWPGKAILSWKSTLQKSLQSWLNNNFKETECTVERLNGNLAEVKIHPPSVIEDLLKRKETQVTFKDKAKTSATVRFHRAIPPACKPWFQSNSNLSSMEVLPPTSAHMPQDVKLPITVSASIDIGGYKPEVRAALLRHYHTTDHKLAVKGSFDEVNQFYRELTKIVREAETEPEADWNDNAEAAQSMTHNGMKTHEDPGQKEISFPVPLIHFVYLNQAYRKEMEDIEKRNGVKINAEVKVSIKEDTQKTGRDFMLTKAHQEFSDLFQKCVVDLDSISTHLTPGDPGDLMNTLKNIQNEETRLVLNLSANGCVVFGPAQAIMAVGKAFGMKTTVMTFGMDHSSTEKASGFAGGPVLRSPKTPRMIGMDIKDPLLSHGLAMDQTHWDLMKSAFHEKITAMKNKFGVDFMEEKSPGKVKIKTRPTTSHNPQAVSLESHAIRALMHFYQKVATSAMSCHLLDPTHAKTVGDKLEEIHPRHRCVWAGENYGPWRLIGLPQHLGPAVKELEMMLKMPMFKEEDKHKIEYPGDRSSTGAATGGAVGDGGATGGPEDDNCSICMDRFINKTKLSCSHEFCTDCLRKAVEFSGPSCPLCKDMFGKVEGDQPEGTMKVKHESYPCIPGYRGYGMIVINYDIPSGKQTKKHSNPGKGFIGTHRIAYLPDNQEGNEVLKLLERAFDQKLIFTVGTSRTTGTDDCVTWNDIHHKTNIDGGAQGFGYPDPDYLSRVKNELKAKGIE
- the LOC120061675 gene encoding E3 ubiquitin-protein ligase DTX3L-like isoform X2, translating into MNRNNEVSGPEQQRLHDLSQIQICVPTGTSSGPVTVIQSQPQRSSVSQSAFTYKAETSEDVSEDASSSARDTADRYSETFGGGTPSATCVNFPSSDNDPDLYQADNDFKVKHPSAPLYDPRHYGNPQLSSSKEMSVDSPAEGDNGSARNKQSQRDQHSPINPQSTHDVDPDLYQAPLYDPRHFGNPQSSSSKEMSVDSPAEGDNGSARNKQSQRDQHSPINPQSTHDVDLNRAKDETEEKQNTGPLDEATVYVSVEWPGKAILSWKSTLQKSLQSWLNNNFKETECTVERLNGNLAEVKIHPPSVIEDLLKRKETQVTFKDKAKTSATVRFHRAIPPACKPWFQSNSNLSSMEVLPPTSAHMPQDVKLPITVSASIDIGGYKPEVRAALLRHYHTTDHKLAVKGSFDEVNQFYRELTKIVREAETEPEADWNDNAEAAQSMTHNGMKTHEDPGQKEISFPVPLIHFVYLNQAYRKEMEDIEKRNGVKINAEVKVSIKEDTQKTGRDFMLTKAHQEFSDLFQKCVVDLDSISTHLTPGDPGDLMNTLKNIQNEETRLVLNLSANGCVVFGPAQAIMAVGKAFGMKTTVMTFGMDHSSTEKASGFAGGPVLRSPKTPRMIGMDIKDPLLSHGLAMDQTHWDLMKSAFHEKITAMKNKFGVDFMEEKSPGKVKIKTRPTTSHNPQAVSLESHAIRALMHFYQKVATSAMSCHLLDPTHAKTVGDKLEEIHPRHRCVWAGENYGPWRLIGLPQHLGPAVKELEMMLKMPMFKEEDKHKIEYPGDRSSTGAATGGAVGDGGATGGPEDDNCSICMDRFINKTKLSCSHEFCTDCLRKAVEFSGPSCPLCKDMFGKVEGDQPEGTMKVKHESYPCIPGYRGYGMIVINYDIPSGKQTKKHSNPGKGFIGTHRIAYLPDNQEGNEVLKLLERAFDQKLIFTVGTSRTTGTDDCVTWNDIHHKTNIDGGAQGFGYPDPDYLSRVKNELKAKGIE
- the LOC120061675 gene encoding uncharacterized protein LOC120061675 isoform X7, which translates into the protein MSDVEDMDTSTTEMNRNNEVSGPEQQRLHDLSQIQICVPTGTSSGPVTVIQSQPQRSSVSQSAFTYKAETSEDVSEDASSSARDTADRYSETFGGGTPSATCVNFPSSDNDPDLYQADNDFKVKHPSAPLYDPRHYGNPQLSSSKEMSVDSPAEGDNGSARNKQSQRDQHSPINPQSTHDVDPDLYQAPLYDPRHFGNPQSSSSKEMSVDSPAEGDNGSARNKQSQRDQHSPINPQSTHDVDLNRAKDETEEKQNTGPLDEATVYVSVEWPGKAILSWKSTLQKSLQSWLNNNFKETECTVERLNGNLAEVKIHPPSVIEDLLKRKETQVTFKDKAKTSATVRFHRAIPPACKPWFQSNSNLSSMEVLPPTSAHMPQDVKLPITVSASIDIGGYKPEVRAALLRHYHTTDHKLAVKGSFDEVNQFYRELTKIVREAETEPEADWNDNAEAAQSMTHNGMKTHEDPGQKEISFPVPLIHFVYLNQAYRKEMEDIEKRNGVKINAEVKVSIKEDTQKTGRDFMLTKAHQEFSDLFQKCVVDLDSISTHLTPGDPGDLMNTLKNIQNEETRLVLNLSANGCVVFGPAQAIMAVGKAFGMKTTVMTFGMDHSSTEKASGFAGGPVLRSPKTPRMIGMDIKDPLLSHGLAMDQTHWDLMKSAFHEKITAMKNKFGVDFMEEKSPGKVKIKTRPTTSHNPQAVSLESHAIRALMHFYQKVATSAMSCHLLDPTHAKTVGDKLEEIHPRHRCVWAGENYGPWRLIGLPQHLGPAVKELEMMLKMPMFKEEDKHKIEYPGDRSSTGAATGGAVGDGGATGGPEDDNCSICMDRFINKTKLSCSHEFCTDCLRKAVEFSGPSCPL
- the LOC120061675 gene encoding E3 ubiquitin-protein ligase DTX3L-like isoform X8; translated protein: MSDVEDMDTSTTEMNRNNEVSGPEQQRLHDLSQIQICVPTGTSSGPVTVIQSQPQRSSVSQSAFTYKDLNRAKDETEEKQNTGPLDEATVYVSVEWPGKAILSWKSTLQKSLQSWLNNNFKETECTVERLNGNLAEVKIHPPSVIEDLLKRKETQVTFKDKAKTSATVRFHRAIPPACKPWFQSNSNLSSMEVLPPTSAHMPQDVKLPITVSASIDIGGYKPEVRAALLRHYHTTDHKLAVKGSFDEVNQFYRELTKIVREAETEPEADWNDNAEAAQSMTHNGMKTHEDPGQKEISFPVPLIHFVYLNQAYRKEMEDIEKRNGVKINAEVKVSIKEDTQKTGRDFMLTKAHQEFSDLFQKCVVDLDSISTHLTPGDPGDLMNTLKNIQNEETRLVLNLSANGCVVFGPAQAIMAVGKAFGMKTTVMTFGMDHSSTEKASGFAGGPVLRSPKTPRMIGMDIKDPLLSHGLAMDQTHWDLMKSAFHEKITAMKNKFGVDFMEEKSPGKVKIKTRPTTSHNPQAVSLESHAIRALMHFYQKVATSAMSCHLLDPTHAKTVGDKLEEIHPRHRCVWAGENYGPWRLIGLPQHLGPAVKELEMMLKMPMFKEEDKHKIEYPGDRSSTGAATGGAVGDGGATGGPEDDNCSICMDRFINKTKLSCSHEFCTDCLRKAVEFSGPSCPLCKDMFGKVEGDQPEGTMKVKHESYPCIPGYRGYGMIVINYDIPSGKQTKKHSNPGKGFIGTHRIAYLPDNQEGNEVLKLLERAFDQKLIFTVGTSRTTGTDDCVTWNDIHHKTNIDGGAQGFGYPDPDYLSRVKNELKAKGIE
- the LOC120061675 gene encoding E3 ubiquitin-protein ligase DTX3L-like isoform X1, translating into MSDVEDMDTSTTEMNRNNEVSGPEQQRLHDLSQIQICVPTGTSSGPVTVIQSQPQRSSVSQSAFTYKAETSEDVSEDASSSARDTADRYSETFGGGTPSATCVNFPSSDNDPDLYQADNDFKVKHPSAPLYDPRHYGNPQLSSSKEMSVDSPAEGDNGSARNKQSQRDQHSPINPQSTHDVDPDLYQAPLYDPRHFGNPQSSSSKEMSVDSPAEGDNGSARNKQSQRDQHSPINPQSTHDVDLNRAKDETEEKQNTGPLDEATVYVSVEWPGKAILSWKSTLQKSLQSWLNNNFKETECTVERLNGNLAEVKIHPPSVIEDLLKRKETQVTFKDKAKTSATVRFHRAIPPACKPWFQSNSNLSSMEVLPPTSAHMPQDVKLPITVSASIDIGGYKPEVRAALLRHYHTTDHKLAVKGSFDEVNQFYRELTKIVREAETEPEADWNDNAEAAQSMTHNGMKTHEDPGQKEISFPVPLIHFVYLNQAYRKEMEDIEKRNGVKINAEVKVSIKEDTQKTGRDFMLTKAHQEFSDLFQKCVVDLDSISTHLTPGDPGDLMNTLKNIQNEETRLVLNLSANGCVVFGPAQAIMAVGKAFGMKTTVMTFGMDHSSTEKASGFAGGPVLRSPKTPRMIGMDIKDPLLSHGLAMDQTHWDLMKSAFHEKITAMKNKFGVDFMEEKSPGKVKIKTRPTTSHNPQAVSLESHAIRALMHFYQKVATSAMSCHLLDPTHAKTVGDKLEEIHPRHRCVWAGENYGPWRLIGLPQHLGPAVKELEMMLKMPMFKEEDKHKIEYPGDRSSTGAATGGAVGDGGATGGPEDDNCSICMDRFINKTKLSCSHEFCTDCLRKAVEFSGPSCPLCKDMFGKVEGDQPEGTMKVKHESYPCIPGYRGYGMIVINYDIPSGKQTKKHSNPGKGFIGTHRIAYLPDNQEGNEVLKLLERAFDQKLIFTVGTSRTTGTDDCVTWNDIHHKTNIDGGAQGFGYPDPDYLSRVKNELKAKGIE